The DNA window GCAACGCCCACGACGAACAGCGTCATGGCCCAGCCGTCCGACGGATGCAGAAAGAACAACGACCACCGCGGGGTCTCGCCCCAGAACGCTTGGGCCAGCTCCAGCGGCAGCAGCCCCTGGTCGCTGTACATGGCATGGAAGTCCTGCAGTCGCGTACCCAGGTCGATCAGCAGCACCAGGCTGACGCCGATACGCCACAGGGCCAGGGAGCGCGGATCAATACCGAACCACTCCGCCAGCAGCGAGCGGGCTGGGGTCCGCGCCCTGGCCAGCTCGGTGATCGATTGCTCCGGTGCTTCCTTGCCGGTGGAGGCCATGCGGTCACTCCCTGGCGTCGGAGTGGAATTCCAGGGTGGCCGGACGCACCAGCCCGGGGCGGACGTCAAGTGTGAGATCGTCGACGTCGCCAGCTTTGAGCCGTTCAAAGGCGATCGCCCCCATCACGGCGTTGTCGGTGCACAGCGCCATCGGCGCGATCTGCAGCTCGACGCCGGCTGCGGCCGTTTCCTCCGCCAGTCGCTCGCGCAGTCGACCATTGGCGGCCACGCCGCCGCCGACGCACAGGGTGCGCAGGCCCGTCGTTTCGACCGCCTGCATCGCTTTGACAACGAGGCAATCCACAACCGCTTCTTGAAAGCTGGCCGCGATGTCGCCGATACGCTGCTCGCTCAGATTGACGGCGCTAAAGTCGGGACGTCCGGGGCCGGCGATTTCATACCGGACGGCCGTTTTCAATCCGCTGAAACTGAATTCCAGCCGCGACTTGTCTTTCAGAAAAGATCGCGGAAAACGATAAGCGGCCGGATCGCCTTCCGCGGCCGCTTTGGAAATCGAGGGGCCGCCCGGGTAGCTCAGACCGAGCATACTGGCGACCTTGTCAAACGCTTCGCCTGCAGCGTCGTCGATCGTGCCGCCCAGGTAAACGAAGTCGCCGGCAGTGCGGCAGTGATAGACGCTGCTATGGCCGCCGCTGACGATCAGGCCGACACACGGAAAAATATCGCGACCCGCCGCAATCCGACAGGCGTAAATATGGGCGTGAAGATGATTGACCCCCACCAGCGGTTTCTCCCAGACCAGCGCCAGCGCCTTGGCGGCCGACAAACCAACCAGCAGCGATCCCACCAGCCCCGGCGTGTACGCAACCGCCACCGCATCGAGGTCGGCGGAATTCACCTGGGCTCGGCGTAGAGTTTCTTCGATCACGGGCAGGATGCGCTGGACGTGCGCCCTGGCGGCGATCTCCGGTACAACGCCAGCGAACTGGCGATGTAACTGCTCCTGGGAAGCAACGACCGATCCCAGCACCTGCAGGTCGTCGGTCACCACGGCCGCGGCCGTTTCGTCGCATGTCGTCTCAAGCGTGAGGATTTTCATAGTACGCGGACGCACCTTCTCCTGGTAACGCCTGGCGACCGTCCCCTGCGCACACGGTGCAGGGCTGCAGTCGCCAGCGATCTTCCGACGTCGGACTCTGTACCTCCGACGCCGGAACAACGATAAACCCTACTTTGCCGACAGGGCGAAATCGCCCCGCATGTCCCGCCACACGCAATGAATATGGTTGGCCGGGTTGCCAGCAGGATCGGGCTGGACGTTGACAAACTCAATCAGAAACGTCGGTCCCTGGATACGGTAGTAGTGACCGACGCCCGGTTTCTCGGCGCCCGCCCAGGCGAAATGCACCTTGTCAAAACCGGCATGTTCAATGGCGGCGATGCGGGCGTCAGCGACATCCGCCGGCATGTTCAGCGCGTAGACGCCAATCAGCTTGCGGAGCAGCTTCGCCTGTTTGGCGTCGAGCTTGCCGGCGGCGAGTCCTTCGGCCGGATCCTGCGGAGGCTGGGCTTCGCCCGCTCCGCGAATTTCAGCAGGGGCCTTCTCGGCGATCAGGGCGGCCGACTTCTGCTCGGTTGTCAGGGTTCCAACCAGGTCAAACGCCAGCGTTTCTTCCAGCTTCAGCACGCGCAACCCTTCTTTGGCGGCTTCGACTTTATTCATCACCACGGCGGGATTCGAGGCGAAGAACGTCGGCGTGCTGGAGACGACTTCGTTCCCTTTGATCACAAAGTTCAGCGAAAGGTGATGACCTTCGACGCTCAGACCCCAGGTCGAATCCGCGCCCGGCGCGCCGAAAATGGTGAAGTAGTAACGTTCCGAGTCACGGATGTTGCCGCCCTTTTTGCCCGCTTCCAGCTCGGCCAGCACCTTCTCCAGCGCCATGATCTGCGTCGCTTTCCGATAGCCCGCTTTGCTCAGGCAATTGGACAGCAGCAGGTGGGCGGCCTTTTTCTGGGCCGCATCCATATGCTTGACCTGCAGGCCCTTTCGCTCGGCTTTCGGAATAAAGTGCCATTCGAGGCGCGTCGGCGACTCGTAAGGCTGCATGACGGTCTGTTTTTGTTCGTCGGTCAGCGTACCCGCAAAGGCGGTCGCAGCCTCGGTGACAGCTGTTCCCGTCAGGGTTTCTTTCCAGTGTGACCAGCCTGTGGCTCCGGCTCCCAGCAAGGCAACGCTTAAAATCAGGATCAGGACTCGCTTCATGGTGTCATTCCCTAAAAACTTCAATTCCAGTGAAAACAGGCAGCCAAGAATATATAAGCCGGCGGCTGCCGATGCCACCCTGCCCCCGCGGCGCCAACCAACCGGTCCTGCGGCTCTTTGAGCCGACTGGCGGCGGCCTGATTCCCGCGGCGAACGGCCAGAGTCTCTCTTGGGACGATGAAAGACGCCTGTTTCGCAGGGAAAAATGCGTCTTGAGGGAACAGGGCGATTCGCGTAGCATTCGCCCGAGTGCGGTATTTGGAGAGCTTCTTTTATGATTGATTTTCCCTGGCAACGCTTTACCCGGCGGTGCGCTGCGCTCGATCGAGAACTGCAGGCTGGCGAGGAGTACTATTCCGTGCTGGTCGCCAAAGGGGCCGACGTCATCCGCCAGGACTACTGCGCCGAAGGCTGGGAAGGCCCGCCAGAAGCGTCGCTCGGCTGGTGGAAAGCAAAGATGCCCGACGACACGGGCCAGAAAGCCCACTGGGCGCCGAACGAAGTGCTCCTCAATTATTTCGAGCAGTTGGAACAACGGCCAGACAAGCAGGACATGCAGTATGTGCTGGCCCTGTTGTTAGTCCGACGGCGGTTGCTGGTCCTGGAATCGACGGCGACAAACGACGCTGGCGAAGAAGAGTTTTTGCTCTCCTGCCCCACGCTGGATCGCGAGTTCCATGTGGCGGTCCAGGAGCCGACACGCCAGCAGGTGGAACAAATTGAAGCGGAGCTGAGCCAGCTGTTATTTACGGACGCTCCCTGAACGGAACATGGCCGGTCGCCTGGCTGGCCTGAACGAACTTTTAAATCGACTTCGGCTGGAGCCGGCGGTCGCTGGTTAGGGCAAGGATGCCTGTCTTGAAGATCCGACTGTCCGCTGACAACTCGCCCGCTTCGCCCGCGGCCTTGCTGCTGCTGGGCGCCTTGCTGGTTATGACCCTGTCGGGTTGTCGCAACTGGATGATGTTTCAGCCTCGCGTACCGGTGGGGCCAACCATTCCCCAGGTATTTCAGGCGGCCCCTACGCTGGAAGAGATCGTAGGTCACGTGAATTCCAGCAGTGCGCGTATTCAGCAGCTGACCTCCCAGCCGCTGGTAACGGTCGGCGGTTTGCCAGCCACGCTTCGCGCTAATGTGGCGATCGAACGCCCTCACCGCTTTCGCATGCAGGCCCATGTAACGCAGATCACGGGCACGGAGATGGATATCGGCAGCAACGACGAACTGTTCTGGTTGTGGGTCAAACGCCAGCCGCCGCCGACAATCTACTTTGCCCATCGCGACCGTTTCGCGCAGAGTCCGGCAAGGGCCATGCTGCCGATCGAACCCGACTGGCTGATTTCCGCTTTGGGGGTCGCCACGTTTGACCCGGCCGACGCCCATGAAGGACCGTACCAGCGGGCCGACAACCAGTGGGAGATCCGCACCCGGATGTCGGGCGAACATACCGGTATGACTCGATCCACGCTGGTCGACGGTTCCTATGGCTATGTGACGGCCCAGCACGTTTATGATCAGCGGGGCCAGCTGGTCGCCTCGGCGAAAGCGTCCAAGTTTCGGCACTATCCCGAAGTGCAAGTGTCATTGCCGACTCAAGTCGCCATTAGCCTGCCGGCCGCCAATTTGAACATTGAGATCGAAACGCCGCATTACGCGATCAACCAGTTGTCGGGCGATCCAGCCCGGTTATGGTCAATGCCGCGCGAGCCTGGCGTCGCCGTGGTGGATATCGCCGCCGTGCCTCCCGGCGCGCTTGGACCGCCGGGCGCGCCGCCGCAAAACAACACACCGCCGTATTCGTCGGGACCGTCTGGAGGGCAGGCGCCCTATACGACCACTCCCCTTGGCGGGCCGAATCCGTACGCACCCCCAGCCGCCGGCGGACAGAATCCCTATTCACCCGCCCAGCCCGGCGCCGGAAATTCAAGCTATCCGCCCGCATATACGACCGGACCACTTGGCGGGCAGCAACCGTATAGCGCAGAGCCTGTGAACTCAGGAACGCCGGGTTACGCTCCAGGCGCCGCGTCAGAGGGTTCCGAAGCGGGCTACCCGGCCGCGTCGCCGGACCCCTACTCGCAGCCCGGCAGTTATCCGCAGCCTTCAGCCGCAGGAAACGGACCTGGCGAGCAAGGCGGATACGCCCCGGCGGACAATAATTTTCCGCGAACAGGTTTTCGTCCTAACTATCGAGGCGTTTCCAATTTGCGATAACGTCTGATGCAATTCAAAGATCACCATGAATTTTCATCTTTTCTTCCGAGGGCGCTTCGAAACTGCCTAGTTTATCTTCGCAAGGCGGCGGGCGTTCTGTACGATTCCCCAATGGCCGCGACACGATGACTGGCCGCCGCCAACCACTTTCAACTGACATGCGTCCCAGCACAGGGATTTTAGCCGAGGCGCTACCACCTATCCACCAAGGCAGGGAAGTCTAGCATGGGTAAAACGGCTCTGATTACGGGCATCACCGGACAAGACGGCTCGTATCTGGCGGAGCTACTGCTGGATAAAGGCTACGAAGTTCATGGCGTGATGCGCCGCGTTAGCAGTTTCAATTTGAGTCGGATTGAGCATCTGCTCGATCGCATCAGCCTGCACGACGCCGACCTGATCGATCAGCTTTCGCTGGCTCGCCTGCTCAACGAAATTGGCCCCGACGAAGTCTACAACCTGGCGGCTCAGAGCTTTGTTCCTACCAGCTGGAAAGAGCCCGTCTTGACGGCGGAAACGACCGGCGTAGGCGTGCTCCGCATGCTGGAAGCGATCCGCTATGTCGATCCGACCATTCGCTTTTACCAGGCCAGCTCCAGCGAAATGTACGGCCGGGTGCAACATACGCCGCAGTCGGAACGAACCCCGTTCTGGCCCCGCAGTCCTTATGCGTGCGCCAAAGTGTACGGCCACTGGATCACGGTGAACTATCGTGAAAGCTACGATATGTTCGCCGCTTCGGGGATCCTGTTCAATCACGAATCGCCCCGCCGGGGACTGGAGTTCGTCACACGTAAAATCACCAACGCGGTGGCGCGGATCAAACTGGGTCTCGACCAGGAGTTGCGACTGGGAAATCTCAAAGCGAAGCGGGATTGGGGTTTTGCTGGCGACTACGTCAAGGCGATGTGGTTGATGCTGCAGCAGGACACGCCCGATGACTTTGTGATCGGCACCGGCGCCACGCATAGCGTGGAAGAGTTTGTCGACGCCGCGTTCAGCCATGTGAATCTGGACTGGCAGGACTATGTGGTGATCGACCCGCAGTTCTACCGACCCGCGGAAGTGGATCTGTTGATTGCCGATCCGTCGAAGGCATCGGAAACCCTTGGCTGGAGTCCCGAGGTGGATTTTGCAGGCCTGGTTTCCATGATGGTCGACGCCGATCTGGCCGCGATCCAGGACGGCCACGAATACCGCGGCCGGCCTGAGATGCAGCAAAAGAAACAGGCGGCCTGAGAACCAGGAAGTCACGTCACGGCGCCTGCCGTCCTGGCGGGACGTCACGGCGAAGAGCGATAGCGCGCCCTAGTGGATCTGGCCTCACGTCCTTCTCCCTGCCTAATTCCGCAAGCAGTCGTGGCGGAGTCTGCCACCCCGATATCAGGCTGCAGCTACGCACAACAGCTTTCGATTCCGCAACGGAGCGAAAGCAGGCTGGTGCTGCCAACCGTTGGGCCAGCCGCCAACAAGACGGCACGAACACCGCAATAAGACAAAGAAGAAGCAGGCGTGGCTTTCCCCACGGGTTGTTCGGTAATGCCGCCGGATCGTTGGCGATGGCTTGGCCGAAAACGTGGTGGGTAAAGCCTTGTCTACTTTTCTATTCCCTAATTGCAGCGAAGCAGTTTCGCTCGCAGGAGGAAGCGGCGTGACAGACCTTCGTGTTCTGATTACCCGGTTGAGTCATCTTGGCGACTGCATCACAGCCATGCCGCTGGCATGCGCGCTGCGGCGCCAGTTTCCTCAGGCTTTTATCGGCTGGGTCGTGGAAAAGCCTGGCGATAAGTTGCTGGCAAACCATCCTGCCGTGGACTATGTGCTGCCGCTTTCCAAGGGCTGGTTAAAGTCGCCTGCTCGTGTGAAGGAGATCCGACGCGAACTGCGGGCTCAGCGTTTTGAGGTGGCGATTGATCCGCAAAGCCTGACCAAAAGCTCAGTGCTGGGATGGTTGTCGGGCGCCGAGCAACGGATCGGACTGCAGCGTCCCTGGGGCAAAGAGCTGAGCGTCTGGCTGAATAACGATCTGATTCATCCGGCGGAACGGCACGTCACATTGCGTACGCTCGCCCTGCTGGAACCGCTGGGGGTAACGCCCTCGGAGATTGATTTCCAGTTTCCGGAAACCCCCTTTGGACGCTCCAACATGGAGTCGTTCGTGAAGCGGGCCCATCTGAGTCACGGCTTCGCCCTGGTGAACCCAGGGGCAGGCTGGGCTTCGCGTCGCTGGCCTCCCGAACGGTTTGGTCTGGTAGCGAGGCATCTGGGATTTGAACGCGGAATCACCTCGGTGGTTGCCTGGGCGGGCGAAGCGGAACGGGAAATGGCCGAAAAGATCATCGCCCGCAGCGGCGGACACGCACTACTGGCGCCTCCCACGGATCTGCTGGAACTGGGTTCTTTGTTGCGACTGTCCCGCTTTTACCTGGGCGGCGACACGGGCCCGATGCACATCGCGGTCGCGGTCGGCGCCCAGTGCATTGTGCTGCATGGAGCCACCTTGCCGGAAGACTCCGGCGCTCTGGGCTCGCAGCATGTCGCCATCCAGACTTATCACCAGAATGGTCGCAATCGTCGCCGCGCCGGCAACGATGCGATGCGGGCGATTTCCGTGGAACAGGTCTGCGACGCGTGCGACCAGGTACTGGCCGCTCGACCGGTGCGAGCCGCCGCCTGAGAAGACGTTTCTCCAAAGGAAAACCGAGCGTACCGTCGCCTCGCGTCGCCTTGCCGGACCGGAGTCCGTTCTCGCTTCCCCGGCCTGACGTCGGCACGGAATGCGGTAAACTACGCATCACCCGTGCGACGAGTTCGCCGGGCAGCGATTATCCCTGCAGCTCTCGACGTAAACGCACCCCCAGCGGAGAAGAACAGATGGACGCGGATCTGTTGCACCTGGAAGAGGAATTATGCAGCACCAACGCTCAGCGACGGGTCGACGCCGCCGAGCAGTTAAGTTTGCTAGGACATCAGGCCTCGCCGGCAGTGATCCCCTTGTTATGCACGCTGCGCGACAGCGACGAACAGGTGCGGGAATATGTTACGTCCGCGTTAGAAAACCTGGGCCCTCCGCCGACGAACCAGCTTGGACATCTGGTTCCGATGCTCCAAGATGAGAATCTGGATATCGGCTATTGGGCTGCAACCTTGCTGGGACGCCTGGGGCGGATTGGCGGGCCGGCCGCCGAATCGCTCGCCGACGTACTGCAGCATTCAACCCATACCGTGGTGCGAGAGCGTTCCGCCTGGGCCCTGGGAGAAATCGGGAAAGAAGCCAGCGTCGCCCTGGACCAGCTGCATAGAACGGCCCAGGGGAGCGAGCCGCGACTGGCTCGGCTCGCCCAGGAAGCGATCGAGAAAATCACCGGCGAAGCGGACGAATAATGAGCCCCGCAGCGGGGAAACTATTTGTCGTATTCTTTCAGAAAGCCGCGAAACAGAATCAGGTGGCCTTCCTCGTCGCCCAGTAGTTGTACGCACAGATCTTGCGTGACGTAGTCTTCGCCGTCGGTCGCTTTGATAATCTTTCGATAATGGGCAATCGCGCCCTCTTCGGCATCGATGACCGCTTTAATTACCGAGACGACGTCGGTCGTGTCATCAGGCGGCTGCTGCTGCCCGCCCAGGACAACACTGGTGGAGCCGGGAACCTTGCCGCCCAGCTGCTTGATACGGTTTGCCAGTCGCTGGGCGTGGAGCAGTTCGTCAGCGACTTCTGCAGACAGGGACTTTTTGATCTCTTCAGCACGGATGCCATCGAGGTTCACACTGTTTGCCAGATAGTTCATCACCGTTTCCAGCTCCATGCTGTAAGCGGTGGTCAGCAGTTTAATGGTCTCTTCTTGTGTTGCAGCCATCAGGTTTGCTCCTGGAAAAACGGCAGGAATAGAAACTCCCACTATTGTAACAATTCGACTGCTCCCGGTAAGGGAATCAGGCGACGGGAGAGTATCCGGCCGGGTCCCAAAAACTCCGTTAGTCCTTTTTTGCAGCCAGAGGATCGGACCGTAAAAAGGCGAGCAGGTCGGCCATGGCGTCGACGCTGACCTGTTTTTCCAGGCCTTCGGGCATCAGCGACTGGCCCGTATTGACCATCGCTTCGATATCAATCCGCAAGATCGTCAGCTTTTTGTTTTCCGGCTGCTGGACAATGATGCTGGCGGCCGTTTCCGAGGCGATCGCCCCACTGAAGATGCGTCCCTGGCGGGTCTCGAACGCATAGTTCAAAAACTGCGGATTCACTTCGCGGTTCGGATCCAGGACCGCCGCCAGGAACGCTTCGGCGCCGCGGTTCAGGGTGGCCGGCAGGCTGGGACCAATGGCGTGCCCGATCTCTCCCATCTGATGACAGGCCGCGCACGTTTTGGTGAACACGGCCCGGCCGCGTTCAGCGTCGCCCTCTGTTTCCAGCGACTTCTGATAGGCGGCGAGCAATTCGACCGGCGACGACGTTTGTCGTTTTGCCAGGACCGCTTTGGCTGCCTGCATCACCTGAGGGTCGTCCTGCAGAGCCAGTCGCTTGAGCATGCCGACATCGAGATCCGCGGGAGCGATGGCGCCGTCGGCCGCGCGGGTCAGCAACTGCAGGGTGGTGTCCCGACGAGAGAAGAGCACTTCGCCCGCCTGGCGTTTGACGCGCGGCGTGAGCGACTTCCAGCGGTCGAGCACCAGCCGTCCCGCTTCGGGCGTATCAAACTCCGCGATCACGTCGAGGGCCGCCAGCTGCAAACCATCCGGCTGACTGGGCTGCAGCAACTGGGCCAATGGGGCGCTGCAGTCTTTCCATTCGCCCCAGGTCAATCTTGCGATCGCCGCCTGACGCTCGGCCTCGGACAGTTTCGAGTCGAGCACGGCCTGCCGGGCGGCCGTGAAGGCCTCCAGGCGGTACTCGCTGGCCTTGCCACTGGCGGCCGAGTCGATCCGCTTCGCAAGGTCGCTGGTCGGAGCCAGCTGCATCGCTTCGAGCAGGGCCTGCAGCGTCGGCTGATCGCCTGCCAGCAGACCGACGACATCCAGCAGGGCGACCACGTCGGCCGGGTGTTGCTGCCGGGCGATCTGCGCGGCCAATCGCGTGAGCACCTTGCGACCGGCCGTCGACTGCCGATACTTCACATCGGCAGACAGCGTCTTTAGCACCGATCCGGATCCTTCGACGAGCGAACTGTGTACGGCGAATACGATCCACGGATTCGCGCTATGCGCCCGCAGCAGATCGGCCAGGCATTCATTCCGGGCAGGCGAACTCTCCAGAGCTCCCAGCGAAAACGCCAGCTGATGCAGCACGCGCAGGTCAGCGTCGGCGGTCATGCCATAGAGCAACTGCCGCAGTTCGGCCTGCCGCGGCGCCTGACTTTCGCTGAGCCGCACCGCGTGCTCCCGTACGCGGGGATCCTTGTCAGCCAGCGCGGGCGCCAGCAATTCGGGATACAAGGTAACCAGGGCGGTCAGCGCGTACAGCGCCTGGATGCGGGATTCGGGCAGGGCGGCCTGCGTTGCCAGTTTGCGTAGCGGTTCGAACAGGCGGACGTCCTGGCTCTGGTAGATCAGGCGCGCCGCCGTTTCCCGTCGCCAGCCGTTGCGTGAATCTATCGCTTTCACCAGGGCGCCGGGCGCCTCGAAGTCGTAGCGTTCTGGCTCCGAGAAACCGACGGGGGCCAGACGGTAGATGCGTCCCCGGTCGCGGCCGCTGGTCAGGTCGAGGTGCGTTTTGATGACCGGGTGCAGGCTCTTCGGGTGCTCGATCACCTCGCGATACATGTCGGCAATGTACAAGCAGCCATCCGGACCGTTGCCGTACTGCACGGGACGAAACCAGATATCGGTCGAAGTAACGAACTCGCTCTGCTGGTCGATGCGGCGGCCGATCATTCCCACGCCAGCGGGCTCCAGTCGCTTGCGATGGATCAGGTTGCTGCCGACATCGCCGATGATGGCCCAGCTGTCGGCCTCGGCCGGCCAGGCGTCGCCCCGGTAGAGCGTGACGCCTGTGGCGCCGGTAAAGTAGCCCGCCGCGGTTCCGCCGCCTTCGACGGGACCGGGCACAATCCCCTGCTTCCGCAGTCGGGTGCGGACGATCCGCCAGGGCTCGACGGGGCTGTTACGGAAGACATCGGCCTGGGGGCCGTCGGCCGCGATGCTCTGCCGGCTGTTGGGCGCCGCCGCGTACGGATTGCGGGCGCCGTAGCGATCTTCGTACATCACCATCTGCAGGTGATCGCTGTTGCTGCAGACAAACTTGCGGCCGAACCGGTCAAAGCTCAGCCCATGCTGGCCGCCGCCGCTTTCCGCCCGTAGCTCCAGGGTGCGTGGATCAAAGGAGAAATCGCGGCCGCGAAGCGTGAGCGGCGGGTCGCTGGAGCCGACCTTCACCAGCGTGGCGCCGCTGCTACTGACAGCCCCGTGGATGCGGTTATCGAGTCCCCAGGTGAACGTATTGAGCAGGCCCTGTACGTTGCTGCGTCCGAACCCGGTGAAGACTTTCGTTTGTTCTTCGGCCTTGCCGTCGCCATCGTTGTCGCGAAAATACCAGACGTCAGGCGCCGCCCCGACGAATACGCCGCCTTCGTAGCAGACGATCGCGGTTGGCCAGCTGAGTCCCTCGGCATAAACGGTCGAAGACTCAAAGCGTCCGTCGTTGTCGGCGTCGACCAGTAGTCGCACCCGGCCCAGGTTCTGCTCTTCGTCCTCGGAGTAGCCTCGCATTTCGACGACAAACATTCGGCCTTTTTCATCGAACGCCATGGCGATCGGATCGAC is part of the Lignipirellula cremea genome and encodes:
- the tsaD gene encoding tRNA (adenosine(37)-N6)-threonylcarbamoyltransferase complex transferase subunit TsaD; this encodes MKILTLETTCDETAAAVVTDDLQVLGSVVASQEQLHRQFAGVVPEIAARAHVQRILPVIEETLRRAQVNSADLDAVAVAYTPGLVGSLLVGLSAAKALALVWEKPLVGVNHLHAHIYACRIAAGRDIFPCVGLIVSGGHSSVYHCRTAGDFVYLGGTIDDAAGEAFDKVASMLGLSYPGGPSISKAAAEGDPAAYRFPRSFLKDKSRLEFSFSGLKTAVRYEIAGPGRPDFSAVNLSEQRIGDIAASFQEAVVDCLVVKAMQAVETTGLRTLCVGGGVAANGRLRERLAEETAAAGVELQIAPMALCTDNAVMGAIAFERLKAGDVDDLTLDVRPGLVRPATLEFHSDARE
- a CDS encoding DUF3500 domain-containing protein, with product MKRVLILILSVALLGAGATGWSHWKETLTGTAVTEAATAFAGTLTDEQKQTVMQPYESPTRLEWHFIPKAERKGLQVKHMDAAQKKAAHLLLSNCLSKAGYRKATQIMALEKVLAELEAGKKGGNIRDSERYYFTIFGAPGADSTWGLSVEGHHLSLNFVIKGNEVVSSTPTFFASNPAVVMNKVEAAKEGLRVLKLEETLAFDLVGTLTTEQKSAALIAEKAPAEIRGAGEAQPPQDPAEGLAAGKLDAKQAKLLRKLIGVYALNMPADVADARIAAIEHAGFDKVHFAWAGAEKPGVGHYYRIQGPTFLIEFVNVQPDPAGNPANHIHCVWRDMRGDFALSAK
- the gmd gene encoding GDP-mannose 4,6-dehydratase: MGKTALITGITGQDGSYLAELLLDKGYEVHGVMRRVSSFNLSRIEHLLDRISLHDADLIDQLSLARLLNEIGPDEVYNLAAQSFVPTSWKEPVLTAETTGVGVLRMLEAIRYVDPTIRFYQASSSEMYGRVQHTPQSERTPFWPRSPYACAKVYGHWITVNYRESYDMFAASGILFNHESPRRGLEFVTRKITNAVARIKLGLDQELRLGNLKAKRDWGFAGDYVKAMWLMLQQDTPDDFVIGTGATHSVEEFVDAAFSHVNLDWQDYVVIDPQFYRPAEVDLLIADPSKASETLGWSPEVDFAGLVSMMVDADLAAIQDGHEYRGRPEMQQKKQAA
- a CDS encoding glycosyltransferase family 9 protein, coding for MTDLRVLITRLSHLGDCITAMPLACALRRQFPQAFIGWVVEKPGDKLLANHPAVDYVLPLSKGWLKSPARVKEIRRELRAQRFEVAIDPQSLTKSSVLGWLSGAEQRIGLQRPWGKELSVWLNNDLIHPAERHVTLRTLALLEPLGVTPSEIDFQFPETPFGRSNMESFVKRAHLSHGFALVNPGAGWASRRWPPERFGLVARHLGFERGITSVVAWAGEAEREMAEKIIARSGGHALLAPPTDLLELGSLLRLSRFYLGGDTGPMHIAVAVGAQCIVLHGATLPEDSGALGSQHVAIQTYHQNGRNRRRAGNDAMRAISVEQVCDACDQVLAARPVRAAA
- a CDS encoding HEAT repeat domain-containing protein, encoding MDADLLHLEEELCSTNAQRRVDAAEQLSLLGHQASPAVIPLLCTLRDSDEQVREYVTSALENLGPPPTNQLGHLVPMLQDENLDIGYWAATLLGRLGRIGGPAAESLADVLQHSTHTVVRERSAWALGEIGKEASVALDQLHRTAQGSEPRLARLAQEAIEKITGEADE
- a CDS encoding ferritin-like domain-containing protein, whose amino-acid sequence is MAATQEETIKLLTTAYSMELETVMNYLANSVNLDGIRAEEIKKSLSAEVADELLHAQRLANRIKQLGGKVPGSTSVVLGGQQQPPDDTTDVVSVIKAVIDAEEGAIAHYRKIIKATDGEDYVTQDLCVQLLGDEEGHLILFRGFLKEYDK
- a CDS encoding PVC-type heme-binding CxxCH protein is translated as MPLRALLPAPVLWMRRITLGGAAALASLLAAAVMAAPPDSVDRDYSQELPRIAPLSPDQALQAFHTADGFEMQQAAAEPTVVDPIAMAFDEKGRMFVVEMRGYSEDEEQNLGRVRLLVDADNDGRFESSTVYAEGLSWPTAIVCYEGGVFVGAAPDVWYFRDNDGDGKAEEQTKVFTGFGRSNVQGLLNTFTWGLDNRIHGAVSSSGATLVKVGSSDPPLTLRGRDFSFDPRTLELRAESGGGQHGLSFDRFGRKFVCSNSDHLQMVMYEDRYGARNPYAAAPNSRQSIAADGPQADVFRNSPVEPWRIVRTRLRKQGIVPGPVEGGGTAAGYFTGATGVTLYRGDAWPAEADSWAIIGDVGSNLIHRKRLEPAGVGMIGRRIDQQSEFVTSTDIWFRPVQYGNGPDGCLYIADMYREVIEHPKSLHPVIKTHLDLTSGRDRGRIYRLAPVGFSEPERYDFEAPGALVKAIDSRNGWRRETAARLIYQSQDVRLFEPLRKLATQAALPESRIQALYALTALVTLYPELLAPALADKDPRVREHAVRLSESQAPRQAELRQLLYGMTADADLRVLHQLAFSLGALESSPARNECLADLLRAHSANPWIVFAVHSSLVEGSGSVLKTLSADVKYRQSTAGRKVLTRLAAQIARQQHPADVVALLDVVGLLAGDQPTLQALLEAMQLAPTSDLAKRIDSAASGKASEYRLEAFTAARQAVLDSKLSEAERQAAIARLTWGEWKDCSAPLAQLLQPSQPDGLQLAALDVIAEFDTPEAGRLVLDRWKSLTPRVKRQAGEVLFSRRDTTLQLLTRAADGAIAPADLDVGMLKRLALQDDPQVMQAAKAVLAKRQTSSPVELLAAYQKSLETEGDAERGRAVFTKTCAACHQMGEIGHAIGPSLPATLNRGAEAFLAAVLDPNREVNPQFLNYAFETRQGRIFSGAIASETAASIIVQQPENKKLTILRIDIEAMVNTGQSLMPEGLEKQVSVDAMADLLAFLRSDPLAAKKD